Proteins from one Catenuloplanes atrovinosus genomic window:
- a CDS encoding GMC family oxidoreductase, producing the protein MYEVPEYLSRDHYEALVIGSGFGGAVAVCRLAQAGIDVAVVERGRRWPAGSFPRDLTRLDDGWLWLCNHGLYDALPLNDILAVRAAGYGGGSLVYANVAARSPQPVFRDWPAPYSRAHLEEYYDLAAHMLDVSPVPDDRELPPKTRLMAEAASRLGHREGFFHPNLAVTFEDRGEGQTNRFGVPQRGCTYCGQCDIGCNVGAKNTLDHNYLALAERAGAEVGLRTEALWIGTTGDGRYRVKLREHGHAEPVEREVTARYVFLCAGALGSTEILLRSRDQYGTLPGLPATIGNGFSGNGDFLSFGRNLGAEFAPSVGPTITTASVIRGGDPDDERWFVLEDGGFSEHIAELVRTMHLPSYLAGRMSRSMTFMLDQAKSFARQLETGRTAVLLAMGRDHADGRIELRGAKHRLRVVWNTTRNDPLYTDEQTASGAVVRALGGTPFTTPTWRMFRQPVTVHNLGGVPMGSAATPDGEVLGHPGLYVLDGALLPGSTGGNPSLTITAVAERCIERAVRAITGDPAWRAPERADVTPRPAPEDAAVEALSRRGPIRRDPAGLRFAEVMTGSVNGAAAQLRLTVEIPDLQAMIDDPAHAATLYGTVRVAGLTARPAMVTDGTLHLLATVDGGPARTMTYQVPFTDDTGRAWLLHGTKHVRRGWRTNPWIATTRLAVAVVDPDDRYDAVTPTGRMTISVPEVARLLTSLRPTGSGGAGTIARFGAFFTGQVARAFLQPSR; encoded by the coding sequence ATGTATGAGGTGCCGGAGTACCTGAGCCGCGATCACTACGAGGCACTGGTCATCGGCAGCGGCTTCGGCGGCGCCGTGGCCGTCTGCCGGCTCGCCCAGGCGGGCATCGACGTCGCCGTGGTCGAGCGCGGGCGCCGCTGGCCGGCCGGCAGCTTCCCGCGCGACCTGACCCGGCTCGACGACGGCTGGCTGTGGCTGTGCAACCACGGCCTCTACGACGCGCTGCCGCTCAACGACATCCTCGCCGTCCGCGCCGCCGGCTACGGCGGCGGCTCGCTGGTCTACGCGAACGTGGCCGCCCGGTCGCCGCAGCCGGTGTTCCGGGACTGGCCCGCGCCGTACAGCCGCGCACACCTGGAGGAGTACTACGACCTCGCCGCGCACATGCTCGACGTATCCCCGGTCCCGGACGACCGCGAGCTGCCACCGAAGACGCGCCTGATGGCCGAGGCCGCGTCCCGGCTCGGCCACCGCGAGGGCTTCTTCCACCCGAACCTGGCCGTGACGTTCGAGGACCGCGGCGAGGGGCAGACCAACCGGTTCGGCGTGCCGCAGCGCGGCTGCACCTACTGTGGACAGTGCGACATCGGCTGCAACGTCGGCGCCAAGAACACGCTGGACCACAACTACCTGGCGCTGGCCGAGCGGGCCGGCGCCGAGGTCGGCCTGCGCACCGAGGCGCTCTGGATCGGCACCACCGGCGACGGCCGCTACCGGGTCAAGCTGCGCGAGCACGGACACGCCGAGCCGGTCGAGCGCGAGGTCACCGCGCGGTACGTGTTCCTGTGCGCCGGCGCGCTCGGCAGCACCGAGATCCTGCTGCGCAGCCGCGACCAGTACGGCACGCTGCCCGGCCTGCCCGCCACGATCGGCAACGGCTTCTCCGGCAACGGCGACTTCCTCAGCTTCGGCCGCAACCTCGGCGCCGAGTTCGCGCCCTCGGTCGGCCCGACCATCACCACCGCCTCCGTGATCCGCGGCGGCGATCCCGACGACGAGCGCTGGTTCGTGCTGGAGGACGGCGGCTTCTCCGAGCACATCGCGGAGCTGGTCCGCACCATGCACCTGCCGTCCTATCTGGCCGGGCGGATGAGCCGGAGCATGACGTTCATGCTGGACCAGGCCAAGTCCTTCGCCCGCCAGTTGGAGACCGGCCGCACCGCCGTGCTGCTCGCCATGGGCCGCGACCACGCCGACGGCCGGATCGAGCTGCGCGGGGCCAAGCACCGGCTGCGCGTCGTGTGGAACACCACCCGCAACGATCCGCTCTACACCGACGAGCAGACCGCGTCCGGCGCCGTGGTCCGCGCGCTCGGCGGCACGCCGTTCACCACCCCGACGTGGCGCATGTTCCGGCAGCCGGTGACCGTGCACAACCTCGGCGGCGTACCCATGGGCAGCGCCGCCACGCCCGACGGCGAGGTGCTCGGCCATCCCGGGCTGTACGTGCTGGACGGCGCGCTGCTGCCCGGCTCCACCGGCGGTAACCCGTCCCTGACCATCACCGCCGTCGCCGAGCGCTGCATCGAGCGCGCGGTCCGCGCCATCACCGGCGATCCGGCCTGGCGGGCCCCCGAGCGCGCCGACGTCACCCCGCGCCCCGCACCCGAGGACGCCGCCGTCGAGGCCCTCTCCCGGCGCGGCCCGATCCGCCGCGACCCGGCCGGCCTGCGCTTCGCCGAGGTGATGACCGGCTCCGTGAACGGCGCCGCCGCCCAACTGCGCCTCACCGTGGAGATCCCGGACCTGCAAGCCATGATCGACGACCCGGCGCACGCCGCCACGCTCTACGGGACCGTCCGCGTCGCCGGCCTGACCGCCCGCCCCGCCATGGTCACCGACGGCACCCTGCACCTGCTCGCCACCGTGGACGGCGGCCCCGCGCGGACCATGACCTACCAGGTCCCGTTCACCGACGACACCGGCCGCGCCTGGCTGCTGCACGGCACCAAGCACGTGCGCCGCGGCTGGCGTACCAACCCGTGGATCGCCACCACCCGCCTCGCCGTCGCCGTCGTCGACCCCGACGACCGCTACGACGCGGTCACCCCCACCGGCCGGATGACCATCTCCGTCCCCGAGGTCGCCCGCCTGCTGACCTCGCTGCGGCCCACCGGCTCCGGCGGCGCCGGGACGATCGCGCGTTTCGGCGCCTTCTTCACCGGCCAGGTGGCGCGGGCCTTCCTGCAGCCCTCGCGATGA
- a CDS encoding class I SAM-dependent methyltransferase, whose product MTDIRPYPLSNLHEASGDHHDALSALLDDDTMYRITSLIDRESFPATGLPSGTWAGARMLEVGAGAGSVAQKMRYLVGETGRVVALDLHPAIEPDGNLDVVRLDLLSDEPLPEGPFHLIHARLTLGHLPPRKAITARLAERLAPGGWLCLEDFRARREHIAVSGEGADVVEEFQRTVGRKVFDAHGTDPGWAPSIHGVLTGLGLTNVDTKTFSSYWGGGNAGARFLTAIHAQTYDKVLAAGMAKERLDRVPEIMADPATLIHGHEVFSVVGQRA is encoded by the coding sequence ATGACGGACATCCGGCCGTACCCGCTGAGCAACCTGCACGAGGCCTCCGGCGACCATCACGACGCGCTCAGCGCCCTGCTCGACGACGACACCATGTACCGGATCACCAGCCTGATCGACCGGGAGAGCTTCCCGGCGACCGGGCTGCCGTCCGGCACCTGGGCCGGCGCGCGCATGCTCGAGGTCGGCGCCGGCGCCGGCAGCGTGGCGCAGAAGATGCGCTATCTGGTCGGCGAGACCGGGCGGGTGGTCGCGCTCGACCTGCATCCGGCGATCGAGCCGGACGGCAACCTCGACGTGGTGCGGCTCGACCTGCTCTCCGACGAGCCGCTGCCGGAGGGCCCGTTCCACCTGATCCACGCGCGGCTCACGCTCGGCCACCTGCCGCCGCGCAAGGCCATCACGGCGCGGCTGGCCGAGCGGCTCGCGCCGGGCGGCTGGCTGTGCCTGGAGGACTTCCGGGCCCGGCGGGAGCACATCGCGGTGTCCGGCGAGGGCGCGGACGTCGTGGAGGAGTTCCAGCGGACCGTGGGCCGGAAGGTGTTCGACGCGCACGGCACGGACCCGGGCTGGGCGCCGAGCATCCACGGTGTCCTCACCGGGCTCGGCCTGACCAATGTGGATACGAAGACGTTCAGTTCGTACTGGGGTGGCGGGAACGCGGGTGCGCGCTTCCTGACCGCGATCCACGCGCAGACCTACGACAAGGTGCTCGCGGCCGGCATGGCGAAGGAGCGGCTCGACCGGGTGCCGGAGATCATGGCGGACCCCGCGACGCTGATCCACGGCCACGAGGTCTTCTCGGTCGTCGGCCAGCGCGCCTGA
- a CDS encoding ABC transporter permease: MSLRATALPTAGVIGVVLAWWTFTVLGNVPEFFLPSPPQIFDAFLQKPGYLLAEAGVTLIETLAGFAIATVAGLGIGVALAASRTADRVTLPVFVALNAVPKVALAPLLLFWLGFGFPPKITLVAIMCFFPVLLAVKQGLTSAPTESLELAASLCANRRQTFLKIRIHYALPQIFLGLKTAINLAVIGAVVAELSNPERGLGTVISRSTSNFDTPAAFAAIVLLAVISVALFYGVALIERLLLPWARETSG; this comes from the coding sequence GTGTCTCTTCGCGCGACCGCGTTGCCGACCGCCGGGGTGATCGGCGTCGTGCTGGCCTGGTGGACGTTCACCGTGCTGGGCAACGTGCCCGAGTTCTTCCTGCCGTCGCCGCCGCAGATCTTCGACGCGTTCCTGCAGAAGCCGGGCTACCTGCTCGCCGAGGCGGGCGTCACGCTGATCGAGACGCTGGCCGGGTTCGCGATCGCCACCGTGGCCGGGCTCGGCATCGGCGTCGCGCTCGCGGCGTCGCGGACCGCGGACCGGGTCACGCTGCCGGTCTTCGTGGCGCTGAACGCCGTACCGAAGGTGGCCCTGGCGCCGCTGCTGCTGTTCTGGCTCGGCTTCGGGTTCCCGCCGAAGATCACGCTCGTGGCGATCATGTGTTTCTTCCCGGTGCTGCTGGCGGTGAAGCAGGGGCTGACCTCCGCGCCGACCGAGTCGCTGGAGCTGGCCGCGTCGCTGTGCGCGAACCGGCGCCAGACGTTCCTCAAGATCCGCATTCACTACGCGCTGCCGCAGATCTTCCTGGGGCTGAAGACCGCGATCAACCTGGCCGTGATCGGCGCGGTGGTGGCCGAACTGTCCAACCCGGAGCGCGGGCTGGGCACCGTGATCAGCCGCAGCACGTCGAACTTCGACACCCCGGCCGCGTTCGCCGCGATCGTGCTGCTGGCGGTCATCTCGGTGGCGCTGTTCTACGGCGTCGCGCTGATCGAGCGGCTGCTGCTGCCGTGGGCGCGGGAGACCAGCGGCTAG
- a CDS encoding TetR/AcrR family transcriptional regulator: protein MSTRRERERADVRARIVAAALNVLEAEGSAALTVRRVAAEVEYTAPVVYQHFDGKDGLILVLVEQGYRRLRGEMAAAIDAPGPAGERILRGADAYLRFAGEHPHLYQAMNNTLLDPAARQRSATPVTELVYGLLAGWAAENETPLDLGEGCEMLWGTLHGMASLGHLGTIGPDRARHLGDRAVRAILTAWRG, encoded by the coding sequence ATGTCAACGCGGCGGGAACGTGAGCGAGCCGACGTTCGGGCCAGGATCGTCGCGGCGGCGCTGAACGTGCTGGAGGCCGAGGGCTCCGCCGCGCTGACGGTCCGCCGGGTGGCCGCCGAGGTCGAGTACACCGCGCCGGTCGTCTACCAGCACTTCGACGGCAAGGACGGCCTGATCCTGGTCCTGGTCGAGCAGGGGTACCGGCGGTTGCGCGGGGAGATGGCGGCCGCGATCGACGCGCCCGGCCCGGCCGGGGAGCGGATTCTGCGCGGCGCCGACGCCTACCTGCGGTTCGCCGGCGAGCACCCGCACCTGTACCAGGCGATGAACAACACGCTGCTCGACCCGGCCGCGCGGCAGCGGTCCGCCACGCCGGTCACCGAGCTCGTCTACGGCCTGCTCGCCGGGTGGGCCGCGGAGAACGAGACGCCGCTGGACCTGGGGGAGGGGTGCGAGATGCTCTGGGGCACGCTGCACGGCATGGCGTCCCTCGGCCACCTCGGCACCATCGGGCCGGACCGCGCGCGGCACCTCGGCGACCGGGCCGTGCGCGCGATCCTCACCGCCTGGCGGGGCTAG